In Eriocheir sinensis breed Jianghai 21 chromosome 17, ASM2467909v1, whole genome shotgun sequence, one genomic interval encodes:
- the LOC127000085 gene encoding neurogenic differentiation factor 2-like — translation MEEYFYLEEAGYPGVAFRGAKPDLEVALPGPRYGVAPPAASEAGGAEGYELTLLESPSVYDVTQYPSYQGGGADGAAFPEPPAFTPSYVPAGGFNAAVARFPAPHFPPKDLNLNLELEPPAVNPFNEVDKVPPHRTYLRPQRRRRHKPLGKEIVKTRRVAANARERRRMHGLNDAFDRLREVIPCLGSDRKLSKFETLQMAQTYIAALQELLRSSGASA, via the coding sequence ATGGAGGAGTATTTCTACCTGGAGGAGGCGGGCTACCCCGGCGTGGCCTTCCGGGGCGCCAAGCCAGACCTGGAGGTGGCTCTCCCCGGCCCTCGGTACGGGGTGGCCCCCCCTGCGGCGTCGGAGGCGGGAGGGGCCGAAGGGTACGAGCTGACGCTCCTCGAGTCGCCCAGCGTGTACGACGTGACCCAGTACCCGAGTTACCAGGGCGGCGGGGCTGACGGCGCGGCCTTCCCCGAGCCGCCCGCCTTCACGCCCAGCTACGTGCCGGCGGGTGGCTTCAACGCGGCAGTAGCGAGGTTTCCTGCGCCCCACTTCCCTCCGAAGGACCTCAACCTTAACTTGGAGCTGGAGCCTCCGGCGGTCAACCCCTTTAACGAGGTGGACAAAGTGCCGCCTCACAGGACGTACTTGAGGCCGCAGCGGCGCCGGCGCCACAAGCCGCTGGGGAAGGAGATCGTCAAGACACGGCGGGTGGCTGCCAACGCGAGGGAGCGGCGGCGCATGCACGGCCTCAACGACGCCTTCGACCGCCTGCGAGAGGTCATCCCGTGCCTGGGCAGCGACAGGAAGCTTTCCAAGTTCGAGACGCTGCAGATGGCGCAGACGTACATCGCGGCGCTGCAGGAGCTGCTCAGGTCCTCGGGGGCCTCGGCGTGA